In Zingiber officinale cultivar Zhangliang chromosome 8B, Zo_v1.1, whole genome shotgun sequence, a single genomic region encodes these proteins:
- the LOC122016126 gene encoding zinc finger protein ZAT1-like isoform X1 yields the protein MEGGRPPAHLCKVCEKSFPSGQSLGGHMRSHHIAVAGGGEEPRAPPGSYRLRVNPKKTWRMSGPGDGDDGEKRCGECGKEFLTWRALFGHSECHFLKPKPVKQFDAGITSAAISQRRRMQAMASCSFSSSEHEREDADGAIGLMMLSRDCRCWAGDRDGSSESSDKGSEFHLPRKGIKKMEYSDDQLVGDLDSLKNQTIYPFPAEIKCSSCEESGKGFPNKKDRRSNSDCISLGAAFQLDDQRSRFQSADCKNSFQALGGHRASHKKTNCCPRSKMDSARGIANEESVDGDEVSEASFGSTKKRCHPMIQLPPLEMANSLDLNLPAGVDGDAEFDSSSWIR from the coding sequence ATGGAAGGAGGTCGACCGCCGGCGCATCTGTGTAAAGTGTGCGAGAAGAGCTTCCCCAGTGGGCAATCCCTCGGCGGCCACATGCGGTCCCATCACATCGCGGTGGCTGGCGGCGGCGAGGAGCCGAGGGCGCCACCGGGATCGTACCGACTCAGGGTGAACCCTAAGAAGACGTGGCGGATGTCTGGCCCCGGAGACGGTGACGACGGGGAGAAGCGGTGCGGCGAGTGTGGGAAGGAGTTCTTGACTTGGAGGGCTTTGTTCGGCCACAGCGAATGTCACTTTCTGAAACCAAAGCCAGTGAAACAGTTCGATGCAGGGATTACGTCGGCAGCGATCTCGCAGCGGAGGCGGATGCAGGCGATGGCTTCGTGCTCGTTCTCGAGCTCGGAGCATGAGCGCGAGGACGCGGACGGAGCGATCGGGCTTATGATGCTGTCAAGGGACTGCAGGTGCTGGGCCGGCGACAGGGACGGCAGCAGTGAGTCTTCGGACAAGGGATCGGAATTTCATCTTCCGAGAAAAGGGATTAAAAAGATGGAGTATTCCGATGATCAATTGGTCGGCGATCTTGATTCGCTCAAGAATCAAACAATCTACCCTTTTCCTGCGGAGATCAAGTGCTCCTCCTGTGAGGAGTCGGGAAAGGGTTTCCCGAACAAAAAGGATCGGAGGAGCAATTCGGACTGTATCTCGCTAGGCGCTGCTTTCCAATTGGATGATCAAAGAAGCCGATTCCAATCCGCCGACTGCAAGAATTCTTTCCAAGCACTCGGCGGCCATCGCGCGAGCCACAAGAAAACGAATTGTTGCCCTAGAAGCAAGATGGATTCCGCCCGTGGGATCGCGAACGAGGAAAGTGTTGACGGAGACGAAGTCTCCGAAGCAAGTTTCGGATCGACGAAGAAGAGGTGCCATCCGATGATCCAGCTGCCGCCTCTGGAAATGGCGAATTCGCTCGATCTCAACCTCCCGGCCGGCGTCGACGGCGATGCCGAATTCGATTCTTCCTCTTGGATTCGCTGA
- the LOC122016126 gene encoding uncharacterized protein LOC122016126 isoform X2, which translates to MRSHHIAVAGGGEEPRAPPGSYRLRVNPKKTWRMSGPGDGDDGEKRCGECGKEFLTWRALFGHSECHFLKPKPVKQFDAGITSAAISQRRRMQAMASCSFSSSEHEREDADGAIGLMMLSRDCRCWAGDRDGSSESSDKGSEFHLPRKGIKKMEYSDDQLVGDLDSLKNQTIYPFPAEIKCSSCEESGKGFPNKKDRRSNSDCISLGAAFQLDDQRSRFQSADCKNSFQALGGHRASHKKTNCCPRSKMDSARGIANEESVDGDEVSEASFGSTKKRCHPMIQLPPLEMANSLDLNLPAGVDGDAEFDSSSWIR; encoded by the coding sequence ATGCGGTCCCATCACATCGCGGTGGCTGGCGGCGGCGAGGAGCCGAGGGCGCCACCGGGATCGTACCGACTCAGGGTGAACCCTAAGAAGACGTGGCGGATGTCTGGCCCCGGAGACGGTGACGACGGGGAGAAGCGGTGCGGCGAGTGTGGGAAGGAGTTCTTGACTTGGAGGGCTTTGTTCGGCCACAGCGAATGTCACTTTCTGAAACCAAAGCCAGTGAAACAGTTCGATGCAGGGATTACGTCGGCAGCGATCTCGCAGCGGAGGCGGATGCAGGCGATGGCTTCGTGCTCGTTCTCGAGCTCGGAGCATGAGCGCGAGGACGCGGACGGAGCGATCGGGCTTATGATGCTGTCAAGGGACTGCAGGTGCTGGGCCGGCGACAGGGACGGCAGCAGTGAGTCTTCGGACAAGGGATCGGAATTTCATCTTCCGAGAAAAGGGATTAAAAAGATGGAGTATTCCGATGATCAATTGGTCGGCGATCTTGATTCGCTCAAGAATCAAACAATCTACCCTTTTCCTGCGGAGATCAAGTGCTCCTCCTGTGAGGAGTCGGGAAAGGGTTTCCCGAACAAAAAGGATCGGAGGAGCAATTCGGACTGTATCTCGCTAGGCGCTGCTTTCCAATTGGATGATCAAAGAAGCCGATTCCAATCCGCCGACTGCAAGAATTCTTTCCAAGCACTCGGCGGCCATCGCGCGAGCCACAAGAAAACGAATTGTTGCCCTAGAAGCAAGATGGATTCCGCCCGTGGGATCGCGAACGAGGAAAGTGTTGACGGAGACGAAGTCTCCGAAGCAAGTTTCGGATCGACGAAGAAGAGGTGCCATCCGATGATCCAGCTGCCGCCTCTGGAAATGGCGAATTCGCTCGATCTCAACCTCCCGGCCGGCGTCGACGGCGATGCCGAATTCGATTCTTCCTCTTGGATTCGCTGA
- the LOC122016126 gene encoding SNAP25 homologous protein SNAP33-like isoform X3, giving the protein MSARKALLSANNEKSAKSVISSPDPFDSVSDFEADRSSKPTTAAFSSLGFSATKARYKNDFRDSGGIENQSVQELENYAVYKAEETTNTLNGCLRIAEEMRGDASNTLVKLHQQGQQITKTHQTVADIEHDLSRGEKLLGSLGGLFSKTWKPKKTHRIKGPLPVQDDFHTKGSHLEQRQKLGLATAPPRSEPRHFSSEQASALEKVEHEKAKQDDVLSDLSNMLGELKSMAIDMGSEMERQSVALDRMQDDTDEIHARVKGASQRGRRLLGK; this is encoded by the exons ATGAGTGCACGCAAGGCCCTTCTATCAGCCAATAATGAGAAGAGTGCAAAATCTGTAATTTCTAGCCCCGACCCTTTTGATTCTGTTTCTGACTTTGAAGCTGATCGAAGCAGCAAACCTACTACTGCTGCATTCTCGAGTTTGGGATTTTCAGCAACAAAGGCCAGATACAAGAATGACTTCCGTGATTCAGGTGGCATTGAGAACCAATCTGTTCAAGAACTGGAAAATTATGCTGTATACAAGGCTGAGGAGACTACAAATACTCTAAATGGCTGCCTTAGAATTGCTGAAGAAATGAGAGGAGATGCTTCAAATACTCTTGTAAAATTGCATCAACAAGGCCAGCAAATTACTAAGACTCACCAAACGGTTGCAGATATTGAGCACGACCTTAGTAGG GGTGAAAAGCTTTTAGGAAGTCTTGGCGGCTTGTTTTCTAAGACATGGAAGCCAAAGAAAACACACAGAATTAAGGGACCTCTTCCCGTTCAAG ATGATTTTCATACAAAAGGTAGCCACCTGGAGCAGAGACAGAAATTGGGATTAGCTACTGCTCCACCTCGATCAGAACCTCGTCATTTTTCCTCTGAACAAGCTTCTGCACTTGAGAAAGTCGAG CATGAGaaggcaaagcaagatgatgtgctTTCAGATTTGAGCAACATGTTGGGCGAGCTGAAAAGTATGGCTATCGATATGGGTTCTGAGATGGAGAG ACAGAGCGTGGCTTTGGACCGAATGCAAGACGATACGGACGAGATACATGCGAGGGTTAAAGGTGCAAGCCAGCGAGGCCGTCGATTGCTGGGAAaataa
- the LOC122014326 gene encoding uncharacterized protein LOC122014326 isoform X2 translates to MASHWQAIPLVSSPSYPNSIAWSSENLVAIACGHIITILNPALLVGPRGMITLQPSIPFNIGIVKREDLLTPCLFTTCISRDTRPCARSISWSQPGFASNSGCLLAVCTTDGRVKLYRPPSCEFKAEWVEVVDISNLLCDYLTRTNFGEPNLPTTSFSEFPLAVILPQKETIKGTKLGKRRIKSQGSSKDPVCKRSESIKKEISQRKVLTHGTNAESSQKHELLRWEDTTAANEAIPNTNNLVNAHSNINQVSSNEVVGVDSKSAMVVSAQVSPISESLLASDMEIGLPLISPEQYASRSALMSSLIVSWSPVLQSSQVQPGSCNRCVILAVGGKSGNISFWRIGQPECYTIEHDRVFVDPMLIGLFPAHNSWITTITWGLFASCSSISQLILVTGGSDGSVKIWSAHIEDLVSSSEVNTSPFSLINELTVSLPVPISLISLAVPKQSQGTIVLAIGKGSGTLEVWICHDLCRKLKSVGSYNAHDQVVTGLAWAYDGCCLYSCSQDNSIQSWVLHGDALYKVDFPSKFPGFKNSINLLQVSDLCFGLALSPGGLMIAAVRSFDSLLLNQMYQARTQKAVVEFFWIGGQSYEISPDKTLESSDVLSERDLLRWGSNILHCFLTFEDAHEPLVIWDIISALLEFDKYNPQFVDNLLLKWITSLFSGCPSGASIDKVLFHFQSNLSDISSRRICLLNIICRRLMLTKGNGSKNNEKFHIWNKLLINNESELQQRLVAFTLGAVRSHATCLSDVFSAKTWFPQGVAQMMCWVLLNAELVHNQLNVLGSELKAVGSRINSFCDYTEETCSFCSSRVPFESLDIAWCEGDSISNEKHKLLRCMVSLKLCSIDVPMWFCMCCRRWAANLLPDTFFTFMIPKSGVEYKEPLVMNPLRPLCPFCGILLQRSMPEFLPSSSPV, encoded by the exons GACTCCCTGTTTGTTCACCACTTGCATATCACGGGATACCCGTCCATGTGCTCGGTCCATCTCATGGTCTCAACCTGGGTTTGCTTCTAATTCAGG ATGTTTGTTAGCTGTCTGCACTACTGATGGTCGTGTAAAGCTGTATCGACCACCATCCTGTGAATTTAAAGCTGAGTGGGTGGAG GTTGTTGATATATCCAACTTGCTATGTGATTACCTTACAAGGACAAATTTTGGTGAACCAAATTTGCCTACAACATCATTTTCTGAA TTTCCTCTTGCAGTTATACTTCCTCAGAAAGAAACAATTAAGGGCACCAAATTGGGGAAAAGGCGTATCAAGTCCCAAGGTTCCAGCAAAGATCCTGTATGCAAAAG AAGTGAGAGCATTAAAAAAGAAATATCACAAAGAAAGGTACTCACCCATGGTACAAATGCAGAGAGCTCACAAAAACATGAATTGCTCAGATGGGAAGATACAACAGCTGCAAATGAAGCTATtcctaatactaacaatcttgtTAATGCTCATTCCAACATTAATCAAGTTTCTTCAAATGAG GTTGTTGGTGTCGACTCCAAGAGTGCTATGGTGGTGAGTGCTCAAGTTTCTCCAATATCAGAAAGTCTGCTTGCATCAGACATGGAAATTGGCCTGCCCCTGATTAGCCCAGAGCAATATGCTTCTCGTAGTGCATTGATGTCATCCCTTATTGTATCTTGGTCCCCAGTATTGCAGTCATCTCAAGTCCAGCCCGGGTCTTGCAACAGATGCGTGATACTTGCTGTAGGTGGAAAGTCTGGTAATATCTCTTTTTGGAGAATTGGTCAACCAGAATGCTACACCATTGAGCATGACAGAGTATTTGTTGATCCAATGCTTATTGGACTTTTTCCGGCGCATAACTCCTGGATCACCACAATAACTTGGGGATTGTTTGCATCATGTTCCTCAATTTCCCAGTTAATATTGGTCACTGGGGGTTCTGATGGCAG TGTAAAGATATGGTCAGCACATATTGAAGACCTGGTCAGTTCCTCGGAGGTCAATACTTCTCCATTTTCCTTAATAAACGAG TTGACAGTATCTCTGCCTGTCCCAATTTCCCTAATTTCTTTGGCTGTGCcaaaacaatctcaaggaacaatTGTTTTAGCAATTGGGAAAGGTTCTGGAACGCTTGAAGTATGGATATGCCATGACTTATGCAGAAAACTAAAAAGTGTTGGTTCTTATAATGCTCATGACCAAGTG GTGACAGGTCTAGCTTGGGCATATGATGGTTGTTGTTTATACAGTTGCAGCCAG GATAATTCTATCCAAAGCTGGGTCTTACATGGAGACGCTCTTTATAAAGTTGACTTCCCCTCTAAATTTCCTGGGTTCAAAAACTCGATCAAT CTATTACAAGTATCTGATCTGTGCTTTGGTCTTGCACTGTCTCCTGGAGGACTAATGATTGCTGCG GTTCGAAGTTTTGACTCCCTTCTTCTGAACCAAATGTATCAGGCAAG GACTCAGAAGGCAGTTGTTGAGTTTTTCTGGATTGGTGGACAGTCTTATGAAATTTCACCTGACAAAACTCTCGAATCCTCTGATGTATTGTCCGAGCGAGATCTATTGAGATGGGGATCAAATATCTTACACTGTTTCCTGACTTTTGAAGATGCACATGAGCCACTTGTTATCTGGGACATCATTTCGGCATTATTAGAATTTGATAAATATAATCCACAATTCGTCGATAATTTACTCTTGAAATGGATCACTAGCTTGTTTTCAGGATGTCCATCTGGTGCTTCCATTGACAAGGTCTTGTTTCACTTTCAAAGTAATCTGTCTGATATTAGTTCTCGCAGAATTTGCCTTCTGAACATCATCTGTAGAAGACTAATGCTAACCAAGGGCAATGGATCCAAAAACAATGAGAAATTTCATATATGGAATAAGTTGCTCATTAACAATGAATCAGAACTCCAGCAAAGgcttgtggctttcactttgGGGGCTGTTCGAAGTCATGCTACTTGTTTGTCTGATGTATTTTCAGCTAAAACTTGGTTCCCACAAGGTGTAGCACAAATGATGTGCTGGGTTCTTTTAAATGCTGAACTGGTACATAATCAGCTAAATGTTCTTGGATCTGAACTTAAAGCAGTTGGAAGCAG GATCAATTCCTTCTGTGACTACACAGAAGAGACGTGCTCTTTCTGCTCCAGCCGGGTACCCTTCGAATCACTCGACATTGCTTGGTGCGAGGGTGACAGCATCTCAAACGAAAAACACAAATTACTAAGGTGCATGGTTTCACTGAAGCTGTGTTCTATTGATGTTCCAATGTGGTTTTGCATGTGTTGCCGACGGTGGGCAGCTAACTTATTGCCAGATACCTTCTTCACCTTCATGATACCCAAGTCTGGTGTGGAATACAAAGAACCATTGGTGATGAATCCTCTACGACCATTGTGTCCATTTTGTGGAATATTACTGCAGAGATCAATGCCGGAGTTCTTGCCATCATCATCCccagtttaa
- the LOC122014326 gene encoding uncharacterized protein LOC122014326 isoform X3 translates to MASHWQAIPLVSSPSYPNSIAWSSENLVAIACGHIITILNPALLVGPRGMITLQPSIPFNIGIVKREECCELYVSIAANHQTGYLSCDLLTPCLFTTCISRDTRPCARSISWSQPGFASNSGCLLAVCTTDGRVKLYRPPSCEFKAEWVEVVDISNLLCDYLTRTNFGEPNLPTTSFSEFPLAVILPQKETIKGTKLGKRRIKSQGSSKDPVCKRSESIKKEISQRKVLTHGTNAESSQKHELLRWEDTTAANEAIPNTNNLVNAHSNINQVSSNEVVGVDSKSAMVVSAQVSPISESLLASDMEIGLPLISPEQYASRSALMSSLIVSWSPVLQSSQVQPGSCNRCVILAVGGKSGNISFWRIGQPECYTIEHDRVFVDPMLIGLFPAHNSWITTITWGLFASCSSISQLILVTGGSDGSVKIWSAHIEDLVSSSEVNTSPFSLINELTVSLPVPISLISLAVPKQSQGTIVLAIGKGSGTLEVWICHDLCRKLKSVGSYNAHDQVVTGLAWAYDGCCLYSCSQDNSIQSWVLHGDALYKVDFPSKFPGFKNSINLLQVSDLCFGLALSPGGLMIAAVRSFDSLLLNQMYQARTQKAVVEFFWIGGQSYEISPDKTLESSDVLSERDLLRWGSNILHCFLTFEDAHEPLVIWDIISALLEFDKYNPQFVDNLLLKWITSLFSGCPSGASIDKVLFHFQSNLSDISSRRICLLNIICRRLMLTKGNGSKNNEKFHIWNKLLINNESELQQRLVAFTLGAVRSHATCLSDVFSAKTWFPQGVAQMMCWVLLNAELVHNQLNVLGSELKAVGSRINSFCDYTEETCSFCSSRVPFESLDIAWCEGDSISNEKHKLLRYLLHLHDTQVWCGIQRTIGDESSTTIVSILWNITAEINAGVLAIIIPSLN, encoded by the exons GACTCCCTGTTTGTTCACCACTTGCATATCACGGGATACCCGTCCATGTGCTCGGTCCATCTCATGGTCTCAACCTGGGTTTGCTTCTAATTCAGG ATGTTTGTTAGCTGTCTGCACTACTGATGGTCGTGTAAAGCTGTATCGACCACCATCCTGTGAATTTAAAGCTGAGTGGGTGGAG GTTGTTGATATATCCAACTTGCTATGTGATTACCTTACAAGGACAAATTTTGGTGAACCAAATTTGCCTACAACATCATTTTCTGAA TTTCCTCTTGCAGTTATACTTCCTCAGAAAGAAACAATTAAGGGCACCAAATTGGGGAAAAGGCGTATCAAGTCCCAAGGTTCCAGCAAAGATCCTGTATGCAAAAG AAGTGAGAGCATTAAAAAAGAAATATCACAAAGAAAGGTACTCACCCATGGTACAAATGCAGAGAGCTCACAAAAACATGAATTGCTCAGATGGGAAGATACAACAGCTGCAAATGAAGCTATtcctaatactaacaatcttgtTAATGCTCATTCCAACATTAATCAAGTTTCTTCAAATGAG GTTGTTGGTGTCGACTCCAAGAGTGCTATGGTGGTGAGTGCTCAAGTTTCTCCAATATCAGAAAGTCTGCTTGCATCAGACATGGAAATTGGCCTGCCCCTGATTAGCCCAGAGCAATATGCTTCTCGTAGTGCATTGATGTCATCCCTTATTGTATCTTGGTCCCCAGTATTGCAGTCATCTCAAGTCCAGCCCGGGTCTTGCAACAGATGCGTGATACTTGCTGTAGGTGGAAAGTCTGGTAATATCTCTTTTTGGAGAATTGGTCAACCAGAATGCTACACCATTGAGCATGACAGAGTATTTGTTGATCCAATGCTTATTGGACTTTTTCCGGCGCATAACTCCTGGATCACCACAATAACTTGGGGATTGTTTGCATCATGTTCCTCAATTTCCCAGTTAATATTGGTCACTGGGGGTTCTGATGGCAG TGTAAAGATATGGTCAGCACATATTGAAGACCTGGTCAGTTCCTCGGAGGTCAATACTTCTCCATTTTCCTTAATAAACGAG TTGACAGTATCTCTGCCTGTCCCAATTTCCCTAATTTCTTTGGCTGTGCcaaaacaatctcaaggaacaatTGTTTTAGCAATTGGGAAAGGTTCTGGAACGCTTGAAGTATGGATATGCCATGACTTATGCAGAAAACTAAAAAGTGTTGGTTCTTATAATGCTCATGACCAAGTG GTGACAGGTCTAGCTTGGGCATATGATGGTTGTTGTTTATACAGTTGCAGCCAG GATAATTCTATCCAAAGCTGGGTCTTACATGGAGACGCTCTTTATAAAGTTGACTTCCCCTCTAAATTTCCTGGGTTCAAAAACTCGATCAAT CTATTACAAGTATCTGATCTGTGCTTTGGTCTTGCACTGTCTCCTGGAGGACTAATGATTGCTGCG GTTCGAAGTTTTGACTCCCTTCTTCTGAACCAAATGTATCAGGCAAG GACTCAGAAGGCAGTTGTTGAGTTTTTCTGGATTGGTGGACAGTCTTATGAAATTTCACCTGACAAAACTCTCGAATCCTCTGATGTATTGTCCGAGCGAGATCTATTGAGATGGGGATCAAATATCTTACACTGTTTCCTGACTTTTGAAGATGCACATGAGCCACTTGTTATCTGGGACATCATTTCGGCATTATTAGAATTTGATAAATATAATCCACAATTCGTCGATAATTTACTCTTGAAATGGATCACTAGCTTGTTTTCAGGATGTCCATCTGGTGCTTCCATTGACAAGGTCTTGTTTCACTTTCAAAGTAATCTGTCTGATATTAGTTCTCGCAGAATTTGCCTTCTGAACATCATCTGTAGAAGACTAATGCTAACCAAGGGCAATGGATCCAAAAACAATGAGAAATTTCATATATGGAATAAGTTGCTCATTAACAATGAATCAGAACTCCAGCAAAGgcttgtggctttcactttgGGGGCTGTTCGAAGTCATGCTACTTGTTTGTCTGATGTATTTTCAGCTAAAACTTGGTTCCCACAAGGTGTAGCACAAATGATGTGCTGGGTTCTTTTAAATGCTGAACTGGTACATAATCAGCTAAATGTTCTTGGATCTGAACTTAAAGCAGTTGGAAGCAG GATCAATTCCTTCTGTGACTACACAGAAGAGACGTGCTCTTTCTGCTCCAGCCGGGTACCCTTCGAATCACTCGACATTGCTTGGTGCGAGGGTGACAGCATCTCAAACGAAAAACACAAATTACTAAG ATACCTTCTTCACCTTCATGATACCCAAGTCTGGTGTGGAATACAAAGAACCATTGGTGATGAATCCTCTACGACCATTGTGTCCATTTTGTGGAATATTACTGCAGAGATCAATGCCGGAGTTCTTGCCATCATCATCCccagtttaaattaa
- the LOC122014326 gene encoding uncharacterized protein LOC122014326 isoform X1 has product MASHWQAIPLVSSPSYPNSIAWSSENLVAIACGHIITILNPALLVGPRGMITLQPSIPFNIGIVKREECCELYVSIAANHQTGYLSCDLLTPCLFTTCISRDTRPCARSISWSQPGFASNSGCLLAVCTTDGRVKLYRPPSCEFKAEWVEVVDISNLLCDYLTRTNFGEPNLPTTSFSEFPLAVILPQKETIKGTKLGKRRIKSQGSSKDPVCKRSESIKKEISQRKVLTHGTNAESSQKHELLRWEDTTAANEAIPNTNNLVNAHSNINQVSSNEVVGVDSKSAMVVSAQVSPISESLLASDMEIGLPLISPEQYASRSALMSSLIVSWSPVLQSSQVQPGSCNRCVILAVGGKSGNISFWRIGQPECYTIEHDRVFVDPMLIGLFPAHNSWITTITWGLFASCSSISQLILVTGGSDGSVKIWSAHIEDLVSSSEVNTSPFSLINELTVSLPVPISLISLAVPKQSQGTIVLAIGKGSGTLEVWICHDLCRKLKSVGSYNAHDQVVTGLAWAYDGCCLYSCSQDNSIQSWVLHGDALYKVDFPSKFPGFKNSINLLQVSDLCFGLALSPGGLMIAAVRSFDSLLLNQMYQARTQKAVVEFFWIGGQSYEISPDKTLESSDVLSERDLLRWGSNILHCFLTFEDAHEPLVIWDIISALLEFDKYNPQFVDNLLLKWITSLFSGCPSGASIDKVLFHFQSNLSDISSRRICLLNIICRRLMLTKGNGSKNNEKFHIWNKLLINNESELQQRLVAFTLGAVRSHATCLSDVFSAKTWFPQGVAQMMCWVLLNAELVHNQLNVLGSELKAVGSRINSFCDYTEETCSFCSSRVPFESLDIAWCEGDSISNEKHKLLRCMVSLKLCSIDVPMWFCMCCRRWAANLLPDTFFTFMIPKSGVEYKEPLVMNPLRPLCPFCGILLQRSMPEFLPSSSPV; this is encoded by the exons GACTCCCTGTTTGTTCACCACTTGCATATCACGGGATACCCGTCCATGTGCTCGGTCCATCTCATGGTCTCAACCTGGGTTTGCTTCTAATTCAGG ATGTTTGTTAGCTGTCTGCACTACTGATGGTCGTGTAAAGCTGTATCGACCACCATCCTGTGAATTTAAAGCTGAGTGGGTGGAG GTTGTTGATATATCCAACTTGCTATGTGATTACCTTACAAGGACAAATTTTGGTGAACCAAATTTGCCTACAACATCATTTTCTGAA TTTCCTCTTGCAGTTATACTTCCTCAGAAAGAAACAATTAAGGGCACCAAATTGGGGAAAAGGCGTATCAAGTCCCAAGGTTCCAGCAAAGATCCTGTATGCAAAAG AAGTGAGAGCATTAAAAAAGAAATATCACAAAGAAAGGTACTCACCCATGGTACAAATGCAGAGAGCTCACAAAAACATGAATTGCTCAGATGGGAAGATACAACAGCTGCAAATGAAGCTATtcctaatactaacaatcttgtTAATGCTCATTCCAACATTAATCAAGTTTCTTCAAATGAG GTTGTTGGTGTCGACTCCAAGAGTGCTATGGTGGTGAGTGCTCAAGTTTCTCCAATATCAGAAAGTCTGCTTGCATCAGACATGGAAATTGGCCTGCCCCTGATTAGCCCAGAGCAATATGCTTCTCGTAGTGCATTGATGTCATCCCTTATTGTATCTTGGTCCCCAGTATTGCAGTCATCTCAAGTCCAGCCCGGGTCTTGCAACAGATGCGTGATACTTGCTGTAGGTGGAAAGTCTGGTAATATCTCTTTTTGGAGAATTGGTCAACCAGAATGCTACACCATTGAGCATGACAGAGTATTTGTTGATCCAATGCTTATTGGACTTTTTCCGGCGCATAACTCCTGGATCACCACAATAACTTGGGGATTGTTTGCATCATGTTCCTCAATTTCCCAGTTAATATTGGTCACTGGGGGTTCTGATGGCAG TGTAAAGATATGGTCAGCACATATTGAAGACCTGGTCAGTTCCTCGGAGGTCAATACTTCTCCATTTTCCTTAATAAACGAG TTGACAGTATCTCTGCCTGTCCCAATTTCCCTAATTTCTTTGGCTGTGCcaaaacaatctcaaggaacaatTGTTTTAGCAATTGGGAAAGGTTCTGGAACGCTTGAAGTATGGATATGCCATGACTTATGCAGAAAACTAAAAAGTGTTGGTTCTTATAATGCTCATGACCAAGTG GTGACAGGTCTAGCTTGGGCATATGATGGTTGTTGTTTATACAGTTGCAGCCAG GATAATTCTATCCAAAGCTGGGTCTTACATGGAGACGCTCTTTATAAAGTTGACTTCCCCTCTAAATTTCCTGGGTTCAAAAACTCGATCAAT CTATTACAAGTATCTGATCTGTGCTTTGGTCTTGCACTGTCTCCTGGAGGACTAATGATTGCTGCG GTTCGAAGTTTTGACTCCCTTCTTCTGAACCAAATGTATCAGGCAAG GACTCAGAAGGCAGTTGTTGAGTTTTTCTGGATTGGTGGACAGTCTTATGAAATTTCACCTGACAAAACTCTCGAATCCTCTGATGTATTGTCCGAGCGAGATCTATTGAGATGGGGATCAAATATCTTACACTGTTTCCTGACTTTTGAAGATGCACATGAGCCACTTGTTATCTGGGACATCATTTCGGCATTATTAGAATTTGATAAATATAATCCACAATTCGTCGATAATTTACTCTTGAAATGGATCACTAGCTTGTTTTCAGGATGTCCATCTGGTGCTTCCATTGACAAGGTCTTGTTTCACTTTCAAAGTAATCTGTCTGATATTAGTTCTCGCAGAATTTGCCTTCTGAACATCATCTGTAGAAGACTAATGCTAACCAAGGGCAATGGATCCAAAAACAATGAGAAATTTCATATATGGAATAAGTTGCTCATTAACAATGAATCAGAACTCCAGCAAAGgcttgtggctttcactttgGGGGCTGTTCGAAGTCATGCTACTTGTTTGTCTGATGTATTTTCAGCTAAAACTTGGTTCCCACAAGGTGTAGCACAAATGATGTGCTGGGTTCTTTTAAATGCTGAACTGGTACATAATCAGCTAAATGTTCTTGGATCTGAACTTAAAGCAGTTGGAAGCAG GATCAATTCCTTCTGTGACTACACAGAAGAGACGTGCTCTTTCTGCTCCAGCCGGGTACCCTTCGAATCACTCGACATTGCTTGGTGCGAGGGTGACAGCATCTCAAACGAAAAACACAAATTACTAAGGTGCATGGTTTCACTGAAGCTGTGTTCTATTGATGTTCCAATGTGGTTTTGCATGTGTTGCCGACGGTGGGCAGCTAACTTATTGCCAGATACCTTCTTCACCTTCATGATACCCAAGTCTGGTGTGGAATACAAAGAACCATTGGTGATGAATCCTCTACGACCATTGTGTCCATTTTGTGGAATATTACTGCAGAGATCAATGCCGGAGTTCTTGCCATCATCATCCccagtttaa